From Bacteroidales bacterium, one genomic window encodes:
- a CDS encoding DoxX family protein: MKFLRAICRVLVGLVFIVSGFLKAVDPIGTALKINDYLVSYHIGSFGHFAVYAGILLCMLEFLIGVSVLKGIKFKFFSWAALCFSSVFLIVTFLSAQFGLVKDCGCFGDAIHLTAWQTLYKNLVLVPCCVLLVCQRKKFLPIANNFWEIVYISGYSLFILFISGYALKHLPPADFTDFRAGSDIMAASSGASDIKYNTVFVYSKNGKEMKFDINHLPDNTWKFVTSKTTLVKGSEDDASAMSLVLKDGAGKYVTDSVLKTRSAVVFMSVYNKDIIDLQDLGKLKNLGDSLNYGKHRADFYLVSGLTPAQTLKILEPIKESIAEENQSNIFENSGNDKGFPFKILYTDYKTAITFNRSNGGVTYVKEGQVVQKWSISDVSNTKVISALKKNADMIAANAQIHSQLFLEISLVIILCMIVILRFVSKALYKTVKSGLNILEQ; this comes from the coding sequence ATGAAATTTTTAAGAGCAATATGCAGAGTTCTTGTGGGCCTGGTCTTCATAGTGTCTGGATTTTTGAAGGCTGTTGACCCTATTGGTACTGCGCTTAAAATTAACGATTATTTAGTCTCTTATCACATTGGAAGTTTTGGACATTTTGCAGTGTATGCCGGAATTCTCCTTTGCATGCTTGAATTTTTAATAGGGGTGAGCGTGCTTAAGGGAATAAAATTTAAGTTTTTTTCATGGGCTGCGTTGTGTTTTTCTTCTGTGTTCCTGATAGTTACATTTTTATCCGCACAATTTGGACTTGTAAAAGACTGCGGTTGTTTTGGTGATGCAATTCATCTTACGGCATGGCAAACTTTGTATAAAAATCTAGTGCTTGTCCCTTGCTGTGTTTTGCTTGTTTGCCAGCGTAAAAAGTTTCTTCCTATTGCAAATAATTTTTGGGAAATAGTCTATATATCCGGATATTCACTCTTCATATTATTCATTAGCGGCTATGCTTTAAAGCACCTTCCTCCGGCAGATTTTACAGACTTCCGCGCAGGTTCCGATATTATGGCTGCATCTTCAGGAGCATCTGATATAAAGTACAATACTGTCTTTGTCTATTCCAAGAACGGCAAGGAGATGAAGTTTGATATTAACCATCTTCCGGATAATACTTGGAAGTTTGTCACATCAAAAACGACATTGGTTAAAGGGAGTGAAGATGATGCTTCCGCAATGTCTTTGGTCTTAAAAGACGGGGCGGGGAAGTATGTCACAGATTCAGTTCTCAAGACGAGAAGCGCTGTTGTTTTTATGTCTGTATATAACAAAGATATAATTGATTTGCAGGATTTAGGCAAGCTCAAAAATTTGGGAGATTCTTTGAATTATGGCAAGCATAGAGCTGATTTTTATCTTGTTAGCGGATTGACTCCTGCGCAGACTCTTAAGATACTGGAGCCAATAAAAGAATCTATCGCTGAGGAAAACCAATCAAATATTTTTGAAAATTCAGGCAATGATAAAGGTTTTCCTTTTAAGATTCTATACACAGATTACAAAACTGCAATTACTTTCAACCGTTCCAACGGAGGAGTAACTTATGTTAAGGAGGGACAGGTGGTTCAGAAGTGGAGCATCTCTGATGTTTCAAATACAAAAGTTATTTCTGCGCTGAAGAAAAATGCAGATATGATTGCTGCGAATGCACAAATACATTCTCAATTATTTTTGGAGATTTCTTTGGTGATAATTCTTTGCATGATTGTGATACTCAGATTTGTATCAAAAGCGCTTTATAAGACCGTGAAGTCAGGCCTGAATATTTTGGAGCAATAA
- a CDS encoding putative rhamnosyl transferase, whose protein sequence is MADIKQFAITFFNLKLWREDKSHHSTRTDEWLGDRFSLFEKYCLPSMARQTLKDFTWLCLFDKNTPEKYLKKIEEYKKYSSRFTPVFLSEEQANDKERSMHSVVQQYLSGDEKFIVTTNVDNDDAIRSNMLQKVREAVETQIKNSPANVSGLYNCLYGYQYFVRNRMVIKMMYPHNHFQTLCESPDNFKTIKGFPHTRVRKMFANHDMRKSSKPCWLEIVHEHNVNNSYRVDLRVRNIPIFKSVDLKEFGIDIKFSALRNSLNSIFVMPCLFIASACRGILRHLTK, encoded by the coding sequence ATGGCAGACATTAAACAGTTTGCAATAACCTTCTTTAATTTGAAATTATGGAGGGAGGATAAGTCGCACCACTCAACAAGAACTGACGAATGGCTCGGCGACAGGTTCTCCTTGTTTGAAAAATATTGTCTCCCTTCCATGGCCCGGCAGACGCTCAAGGACTTTACATGGCTCTGTCTTTTTGATAAAAATACTCCGGAAAAATATCTGAAAAAAATTGAAGAGTATAAGAAATATTCTTCCCGGTTTACTCCCGTTTTTTTGTCTGAAGAGCAGGCTAACGATAAAGAGCGCTCAATGCATTCAGTTGTACAGCAATATCTTAGCGGGGACGAGAAATTCATCGTCACAACAAACGTTGATAATGATGATGCCATCCGCAGCAACATGCTGCAAAAGGTAAGAGAAGCTGTGGAGACCCAAATAAAAAACTCTCCCGCTAATGTCAGCGGACTTTACAACTGCCTTTACGGCTATCAATATTTTGTGCGCAACAGAATGGTTATCAAAATGATGTATCCGCACAACCATTTTCAAACGCTATGTGAGAGTCCGGATAACTTTAAGACCATCAAGGGTTTCCCTCATACAAGAGTAAGGAAAATGTTTGCTAATCATGACATGCGGAAGAGCTCAAAGCCCTGCTGGCTGGAGATAGTCCATGAGCATAATGTGAACAACAGCTATAGAGTAGATTTGCGGGTAAGGAATATACCTATATTCAAATCTGTTGATTTAAAGGAATTTGGGATAGATATCAAATTCAGCGCACTTAGGAATTCCTTGAACTCAATTTTTGTAATGCCCTGCCTTTTCATTGCCTCAGCTTGCCGCGGGATACTAAGGCACCTTACAAAGTAA
- the infB gene encoding translation initiation factor IF-2 codes for MIKDSIRINKVLKEFNIGMNTLVDFLEKKGVKVEANPNAKLSPESYDLVEKEFRKEQMVKEESKKVAAKVKNIEKENVSYGINDDEEMKEKFIETTVDAVKPPVVLGKIDLSAGAGKPKAAKEEQAKAEAVKKEEEEKAKAQEKKREIEKAAEEKREAEKIAEEKKQAEKAIEEKKEAEKRAAEIEASRAKAENANNAKENVAKPATPAPKQPSFVNTQRPKEVKTENRQGAQKVAEPAKAPVKEESKKPEVEFIATRVETLSGPEVKGSIDLSKFEKKKPFSDKRGKRERIHNHARERVDVSKEVGTNRPKDQGQRQNGQNGQNGKGGKFRDRFKPIRNDVDEDAVQRQIKETYQRMVEGKGKTKGSKYRKEKREMFAEKMEEDVEQKEKVSKILKVTEFVTVNDLSVMIAQPVTKVIEACMNLGLMVSINQRLDADALTLVAEEFGYKVEFVTADIQEKIKEENEEDKPEDLQPRAPIVTVMGHVDHGKTSLLDYIRQSNVIAGEAGGITQHIGAYNVKLESGRRITFLDTPGHEAFTAMRARGAKMTDLAIIIVAADDAVMPQTIEAINHAQAAGVPMIFAINKIDKPGAQPDKIKEQLSQMDILVEDWGGKYQCQEISAKKGTGVHELLEKVLLEADLLELKANPNKKAVGTVIESSLDKGRGYLATLLVQGGTLHTGDIMLSGCFTGKIKAMFNERGQKITEAGPSVPVSVLGLNGAPQAGDLFNVFDSEREARDLANKREQLLRIQGLRTQKHITLEEIGRRIAIGNFKELNIIVKGDVDGSIEAMSDSLIKLSNEEIHVNVIHKAVGEISESDVLLAEASNAIIIGFQVRPSVNARRMAEKEGIEIRLYSVIYDAINEVKSGIEGMLAPVEKEVVTATCEVRQTFKISKVGTIAGCMVKDGKLTRTAKIRLIRDGIVVHTGILASLKRGKDDAKEVLAGYDCGLGIENFNDIKEGDVVEAYKIEEIKRTL; via the coding sequence ATGATTAAGGACAGCATTAGAATTAACAAAGTACTTAAAGAGTTCAACATTGGCATGAACACGCTTGTGGACTTTCTGGAGAAGAAAGGGGTAAAAGTAGAAGCTAATCCTAATGCCAAGCTGAGTCCTGAGAGCTATGACCTTGTGGAGAAGGAGTTTAGGAAGGAGCAAATGGTCAAGGAGGAGTCCAAAAAGGTTGCGGCAAAAGTTAAAAACATAGAGAAAGAGAATGTCTCTTATGGCATCAACGATGATGAAGAGATGAAGGAGAAATTTATAGAGACAACGGTTGATGCGGTTAAGCCTCCGGTAGTTCTTGGTAAAATAGATTTATCCGCAGGTGCAGGAAAACCTAAGGCAGCAAAAGAAGAACAAGCTAAAGCTGAAGCAGTTAAGAAGGAAGAAGAAGAGAAAGCAAAAGCACAGGAAAAGAAAAGAGAAATAGAGAAAGCGGCAGAAGAAAAGAGGGAAGCTGAGAAAATTGCAGAGGAGAAAAAACAGGCTGAGAAAGCCATTGAGGAGAAGAAAGAGGCAGAGAAGAGAGCAGCAGAAATAGAAGCATCCCGCGCAAAAGCGGAGAATGCGAATAATGCAAAAGAGAATGTTGCAAAACCTGCTACTCCGGCACCAAAGCAACCTTCCTTTGTAAATACACAGAGACCAAAAGAGGTGAAGACAGAGAACAGGCAAGGTGCTCAAAAAGTTGCGGAGCCTGCTAAAGCACCCGTTAAAGAAGAGAGTAAAAAACCTGAGGTTGAGTTTATTGCAACAAGAGTAGAAACACTGTCTGGACCAGAAGTAAAAGGAAGCATAGACCTTTCCAAATTTGAGAAGAAAAAACCTTTTTCAGACAAGAGAGGTAAAAGAGAGAGAATACACAACCACGCAAGAGAGAGAGTAGATGTTTCAAAAGAGGTTGGCACTAATCGTCCTAAAGACCAGGGACAGAGGCAGAACGGACAAAACGGGCAGAACGGAAAAGGAGGAAAGTTCCGCGACAGATTTAAGCCAATTAGAAATGATGTTGATGAAGATGCCGTTCAAAGACAGATAAAGGAGACTTACCAAAGAATGGTTGAGGGAAAGGGAAAGACAAAAGGCTCCAAGTACAGAAAAGAGAAGAGAGAGATGTTTGCGGAGAAGATGGAGGAGGACGTTGAGCAAAAAGAGAAAGTTAGCAAGATTCTTAAAGTAACTGAATTTGTGACAGTTAATGACCTTTCAGTTATGATTGCGCAGCCGGTTACCAAAGTTATTGAGGCATGCATGAACCTTGGACTTATGGTCTCCATTAACCAAAGGCTTGATGCAGACGCTCTTACGCTTGTAGCAGAAGAATTTGGATACAAGGTTGAATTTGTAACCGCTGATATTCAGGAGAAAATCAAAGAGGAGAATGAGGAGGATAAGCCGGAAGATTTACAGCCAAGAGCCCCTATCGTTACTGTCATGGGACACGTTGACCATGGTAAAACTTCTTTGCTGGATTATATAAGACAGTCAAATGTTATTGCAGGAGAGGCGGGAGGAATCACCCAGCATATTGGAGCATACAATGTAAAACTGGAGAGCGGAAGGAGAATAACATTCTTGGATACCCCGGGACATGAGGCCTTTACGGCAATGAGAGCCCGCGGCGCAAAGATGACTGACCTTGCAATTATCATTGTTGCGGCTGATGACGCAGTAATGCCTCAGACAATAGAGGCCATCAACCACGCACAAGCAGCCGGTGTTCCTATGATATTTGCTATCAACAAGATAGATAAACCGGGCGCACAGCCTGATAAAATCAAAGAGCAACTTTCACAGATGGATATCCTTGTAGAAGACTGGGGCGGAAAATATCAGTGCCAGGAGATTTCTGCAAAGAAAGGAACCGGAGTTCATGAGCTGCTGGAGAAAGTTTTGCTGGAAGCAGATTTGCTTGAGCTTAAGGCAAATCCAAATAAAAAAGCTGTCGGGACAGTAATAGAGTCTTCTCTAGATAAAGGAAGAGGATACCTTGCAACTTTGCTTGTACAGGGCGGAACGCTTCACACCGGAGACATTATGTTAAGCGGCTGTTTTACAGGAAAAATTAAAGCCATGTTCAATGAGCGCGGCCAGAAAATTACGGAGGCAGGTCCTTCTGTTCCGGTATCCGTGCTTGGTCTAAACGGCGCACCTCAGGCTGGTGATTTGTTCAACGTTTTTGACAGCGAGAGAGAGGCCAGGGACCTTGCAAACAAGAGAGAGCAGCTGCTTAGAATTCAAGGACTTAGGACACAGAAGCATATTACTTTGGAGGAGATAGGAAGGAGAATCGCGATAGGTAATTTTAAAGAGCTTAATATTATTGTCAAGGGAGATGTTGACGGCTCAATAGAGGCAATGTCTGACTCTTTGATTAAGCTTTCAAATGAAGAGATTCACGTTAATGTAATTCATAAAGCAGTTGGTGAAATTTCAGAGTCAGACGTTTTGCTGGCGGAGGCATCAAATGCAATTATCATTGGTTTCCAGGTTAGACCTTCTGTAAATGCAAGAAGGATGGCTGAGAAAGAGGGAATTGAAATCCGCTTGTACTCAGTTATTTATGACGCCATCAATGAGGTCAAGAGCGGTATAGAGGGTATGCTTGCTCCGGTTGAGAAAGAGGTTGTAACTGCAACTTGCGAGGTAAGACAAACATTCAAAATTTCCAAAGTTGGAACAATCGCCGGATGTATGGTCAAAGATGGCAAGCTTACAAGAACCGCCAAAATCAGACTTATCAGGGACGGTATTGTTGTACATACCGGAATTCTTGCATCACTTAAGAGAGGCAAGGATGATGCAAAAGAGGTTCTTGCAGGATACGATTGCGGTCTGGGAATTGAGAATTTCAATGACATCAAAGAGGGCGATGTTGTTGAGGCATACAAGATAGAAGAAATCAAGAGAACTCTATAA
- the nusA gene encoding transcription termination factor NusA — MEGLELAPFFAEFKERKGIDRATLMSVLEDIFKTQLAKTFGTADNCDIIINIDKGDLQIWRNRKIVETVTDPTLEISKAEVDKIDPKNDYEVGEDYTEEVRLDSFGRRAILNLKQNLSGRIMDIDKANLFNLYKDKVGEIVVGEVYQAWKKEVLVRDENDNELLLPKTEQIPSDFFHKGDSIRAVVSKVEMKNNTPSIILSRTSPVFLERLFEQEVPEIFDGLITIKKIVRIPGERAKVAVESYDDRIDPVGACVGVKGSRIHGIVRELRNENIDIISWTTNIQLLVQRALSPAKISTIKINDEENKIYITMDSSQVSLAIGKGGSNIKLASMLVGKEIEVFRDVEGDEDEDVLLSSFSDEIDQWVIDALRGIGCDTAKNVLALSDKDIMERADLDEETVLDVKRVLKAEFEDEAGESQPQENNDTAKESETAEDNKTAENSEPAENNGGKTE, encoded by the coding sequence ATGGAAGGTTTAGAATTAGCTCCGTTTTTTGCGGAATTTAAAGAGCGCAAAGGCATTGACAGAGCAACACTTATGAGCGTGCTGGAAGATATTTTCAAGACCCAGCTGGCCAAAACTTTCGGGACTGCAGACAACTGCGATATTATTATCAACATTGATAAGGGAGATTTGCAAATCTGGCGCAACAGAAAAATTGTTGAGACCGTTACAGACCCGACGTTGGAAATATCTAAGGCAGAGGTTGATAAGATAGATCCCAAAAATGATTATGAAGTTGGAGAGGATTACACGGAGGAGGTCCGCCTGGATTCTTTTGGAAGAAGGGCAATCCTAAATCTTAAACAAAATTTGTCCGGAAGAATAATGGACATTGACAAAGCAAACTTGTTCAACCTGTATAAAGATAAAGTTGGAGAGATTGTAGTTGGAGAGGTTTACCAGGCCTGGAAGAAAGAGGTGCTTGTGCGCGACGAGAATGACAATGAGCTGCTTCTGCCTAAAACAGAGCAGATTCCGTCTGACTTCTTCCACAAAGGAGATTCCATCCGTGCGGTTGTATCCAAAGTGGAAATGAAGAATAACACGCCAAGCATTATACTTTCCAGAACATCACCTGTATTTTTGGAGAGATTGTTTGAGCAGGAAGTTCCTGAAATTTTTGACGGTCTTATCACAATTAAAAAGATTGTGAGAATACCCGGAGAGAGAGCAAAAGTTGCCGTTGAATCTTATGATGACAGAATAGATCCGGTTGGAGCTTGCGTTGGAGTAAAAGGGTCCAGAATCCATGGAATTGTTAGAGAATTAAGGAATGAGAATATTGATATAATCAGCTGGACCACAAATATTCAGCTGCTTGTACAGAGAGCTTTGAGCCCTGCTAAAATTTCCACAATCAAAATCAATGATGAGGAGAATAAAATCTATATCACGATGGATTCATCTCAGGTATCATTGGCTATTGGAAAGGGCGGCAGCAACATTAAACTTGCAAGTATGCTTGTAGGAAAAGAAATTGAAGTATTCAGAGATGTTGAGGGCGATGAGGATGAAGATGTTTTGTTGAGCTCATTTAGCGACGAGATTGACCAGTGGGTTATTGACGCGCTGCGCGGAATTGGCTGTGATACAGCAAAGAACGTATTAGCACTTTCAGATAAGGACATCATGGAGCGTGCGGATTTGGATGAAGAGACAGTTCTTGATGTTAAGAGAGTTCTTAAGGCGGAGTTTGAAGATGAAGCTGGAGAGTCTCAGCCTCAGGAAAATAACGATACTGCAAAGGAGAGCGAAACAGCGGAAGATAACAAGACTGCGGAGAACAGCGAGCCTGCAGAAAACAACGGCGGCAAAACTGAATAA
- the lpxD gene encoding UDP-3-O-(3-hydroxymyristoyl)glucosamine N-acyltransferase codes for MEVSAELIAQHFKGEIIGDPKVKVSSVAKIESGKPNNICFLANPKYQHYLLTSKAGIVIVNKSLVPQEKVAPTLIVVDDAYQAVASLLDLLNSLKKSKKSGRAFLSFMAWSAKRGKGSYLGRFSYLGKHSKIGKGTQVYPQVYIGNDVTVGDDVILYPGVKIYDGCKIGNNCILHGNVVIGSDGFGFAPTPDGSYKKIPQTGIVILEDDVEIGSNTVVDRATMGATVVHKGVKLDNLIQIAHNVEIGDNTVMAAQSGVAGSSKVGKQCMIGGQVGISGHITVADGARIAAQAGVQGSIKDEEGKKGVMGSPAFDYRTFMKCYAIFKNLSNKK; via the coding sequence ATGGAAGTATCTGCAGAGCTGATTGCACAGCATTTTAAAGGGGAAATTATCGGCGACCCAAAAGTTAAGGTTTCATCTGTGGCAAAAATAGAGAGCGGGAAGCCCAATAATATCTGCTTCCTTGCAAACCCTAAGTATCAGCACTATCTGCTGACCAGCAAGGCGGGTATTGTCATTGTTAACAAATCGCTGGTGCCGCAGGAAAAAGTTGCTCCTACCTTGATTGTTGTAGATGATGCATATCAGGCGGTTGCATCTTTGCTTGACCTTCTTAACTCCCTCAAAAAGAGCAAGAAGAGCGGAAGAGCTTTTCTCTCTTTTATGGCATGGAGTGCCAAGAGGGGGAAGGGCTCCTATCTTGGACGGTTCTCATATTTGGGCAAGCACAGCAAGATTGGAAAGGGGACACAGGTCTATCCTCAGGTCTATATTGGGAATGATGTTACAGTTGGAGATGATGTCATTTTGTATCCTGGCGTCAAAATTTATGACGGGTGTAAAATAGGCAATAACTGCATTTTACACGGGAACGTCGTGATTGGTTCTGATGGGTTTGGCTTTGCTCCTACTCCCGACGGGTCATATAAGAAAATACCTCAGACCGGTATTGTAATTTTGGAGGATGATGTTGAGATAGGCTCAAATACTGTAGTTGACAGAGCTACTATGGGCGCTACAGTTGTTCATAAAGGAGTTAAGCTGGATAATCTTATTCAAATAGCTCATAATGTCGAGATTGGAGATAATACGGTAATGGCTGCGCAGTCTGGAGTGGCAGGTTCTTCTAAAGTTGGCAAGCAGTGCATGATTGGCGGGCAGGTTGGAATTTCAGGGCATATAACCGTTGCTGACGGTGCAAGAATTGCAGCTCAGGCCGGTGTTCAGGGCTCAATCAAAGATGAGGAAGGGAAGAAAGGCGTCATGGGATCTCCTGCATTTGATTACAGAACATTTATGAAGTGCTACGCCATATTCAAGAATTTATCTAACAAGAAGTAG
- a CDS encoding UDP-3-O-acyl-N-acetylglucosamine deacetylase, with product MYTNQHTLKGTYTFQGKGLHTGKQVSMTIAPAPENSGIRFKRTDMKDDAPLVEAWVDYVSSTSRGTTLKKKGIKILTLEHLMGALYGLGVDNALISLDSSEVPILDGSAKFYADAISKDGLAEQSAPRKYLVIKEKIECRNSSGSIITVEPSDEFSVDLTIAFNSKVLARQDARFDSAMDFASEIAPCRTFVFFNEIEPLLRLNLIKGGDLDNAIVIVDDEIPQKRLDHLAKLFNMPGIERVPEGYLSHISLRFPNECARHKLLDVLGDFSLVGYPIKAKVTAFKSGHSINTEMAKKLRDIALKQF from the coding sequence ATGTACACAAACCAGCATACACTAAAGGGTACTTATACATTCCAGGGAAAGGGGCTTCATACCGGCAAGCAGGTCTCTATGACCATTGCACCGGCTCCTGAGAACTCTGGAATAAGATTTAAGAGGACAGACATGAAGGATGATGCGCCGCTTGTTGAGGCGTGGGTTGATTATGTCAGTTCTACATCACGTGGTACGACTCTTAAGAAAAAGGGAATCAAAATTCTTACGCTGGAGCATCTGATGGGGGCTTTATATGGTCTGGGCGTGGATAATGCTCTTATTTCACTAGATTCTTCAGAGGTTCCAATTTTGGACGGCAGCGCCAAGTTTTATGCAGATGCAATTTCCAAAGATGGTTTGGCAGAGCAATCTGCGCCACGCAAGTATTTGGTAATCAAAGAAAAAATAGAGTGTCGCAATAGCAGCGGCTCAATAATAACTGTAGAACCTTCAGATGAATTTTCTGTAGATTTGACTATAGCGTTCAATTCCAAGGTTTTAGCAAGGCAAGATGCTAGATTTGACTCGGCGATGGATTTTGCAAGTGAGATAGCGCCATGCAGAACATTCGTGTTTTTCAATGAAATAGAGCCCCTGTTAAGGCTAAACTTGATTAAGGGCGGGGATTTGGACAATGCAATTGTAATTGTAGATGATGAGATTCCGCAAAAGAGACTTGACCACTTGGCAAAGTTGTTTAATATGCCGGGAATAGAGCGTGTGCCGGAGGGCTACCTGAGCCATATATCTCTAAGATTTCCAAATGAATGCGCAAGGCATAAACTCTTGGATGTTCTTGGGGATTTTTCTTTGGTGGGTTATCCTATTAAAGCAAAAGTTACGGCATTTAAGAGCGGGCATTCTATAAATACGGAAATGGCTAAGAAACTGAGAGACATTGCTCTTAAGCAGTTTTAA
- the fabZ gene encoding 3-hydroxyacyl-ACP dehydratase FabZ, with product MSLEEIAQKEKEKAREVKKRLMEVPHYDPNAEPVVDINGIKNLLPHRPPFLMVDRIIGLESDSIVGIKTIGVNEFYFMGHFPGEPVMPGVLLIEAMAQVGGILVLKNVDEPQKYSTYFAKVNNFKFKKKVVPGDVVVFKLIITQPLEHSLVCMSGKAWVGDSVACEGDMVAQVIKNR from the coding sequence ATGTCACTAGAAGAAATAGCTCAGAAAGAGAAAGAAAAAGCAAGAGAGGTTAAAAAAAGATTAATGGAAGTCCCTCACTATGATCCAAATGCAGAGCCGGTTGTAGATATTAACGGAATTAAAAACCTTTTGCCTCACCGTCCTCCTTTTTTGATGGTTGACAGGATAATCGGACTAGAAAGTGATTCTATTGTTGGAATAAAAACAATAGGAGTAAATGAGTTTTACTTTATGGGACATTTTCCCGGAGAGCCTGTAATGCCTGGAGTTTTATTGATTGAGGCTATGGCTCAGGTAGGCGGAATCCTTGTTCTGAAAAACGTAGATGAACCTCAAAAATACTCCACTTACTTTGCAAAGGTTAACAACTTTAAGTTTAAGAAGAAGGTTGTTCCGGGAGATGTTGTAGTCTTCAAACTTATTATTACTCAGCCGCTTGAACATTCTCTTGTTTGCATGAGCGGAAAGGCATGGGTTGGAGACAGCGTTGCCTGCGAGGGTGATATGGTTGCGCAGGTAATTAAGAACAGATAG
- the lpxA gene encoding acyl-ACP--UDP-N-acetylglucosamine O-acyltransferase — MENAFVHPNAKIGKNVVISPFCMIAEHVEIGDGTWIGPYVTINDFVKIGKNCKIFNGAVIGALPQDLKFQGEESYVEIGNNVMIREFCTVSRGTAASGKLKTTIGDNTFLMAYVHVAHDCKVGSHVILVSYVGLAGETDVDDWAIIGGASAAHQFSKIGAHSMLSGGSMVGKDVPPYAMAGKRPLSFCGINIVGLKRRGFTIEQIERIRDIYRVIYQGGMNVSAACRKVEETFPESEEKRTILDFIAASKRGIIKYDPKLAPEE, encoded by the coding sequence ATGGAGAACGCTTTTGTACATCCAAATGCCAAAATTGGTAAAAATGTGGTTATCAGTCCTTTCTGCATGATAGCAGAACATGTGGAAATTGGTGACGGAACATGGATAGGCCCGTATGTTACTATTAATGACTTTGTTAAGATTGGCAAAAATTGCAAAATTTTCAACGGGGCGGTAATTGGAGCGCTTCCCCAGGATTTGAAATTCCAGGGGGAAGAGTCCTATGTGGAAATTGGCAACAATGTGATGATAAGGGAGTTCTGTACTGTAAGCCGCGGTACGGCGGCCAGCGGAAAATTAAAAACCACAATAGGGGATAATACTTTTCTTATGGCTTATGTTCATGTGGCGCATGATTGCAAGGTCGGAAGTCACGTTATATTAGTTAGTTACGTCGGACTTGCCGGAGAAACGGATGTAGATGATTGGGCTATTATAGGCGGCGCCTCTGCTGCGCACCAGTTCTCCAAGATTGGAGCACACTCCATGTTATCAGGAGGTTCCATGGTCGGCAAAGATGTTCCTCCTTATGCAATGGCGGGCAAAAGACCGCTTTCTTTCTGCGGAATTAACATAGTAGGTCTTAAGAGAAGAGGTTTTACAATAGAGCAGATAGAGAGAATCAGAGATATCTACAGGGTTATATATCAGGGAGGTATGAATGTTTCAGCTGCGTGCAGAAAAGTTGAAGAGACCTTCCCGGAATCAGAAGAGAAGAGAACTATTCTAGATTTTATTGCCGCATCCAAGAGAGGCATAATCAAATATGATCCAAAGCTTGCCCCGGAAGAGTAG
- a CDS encoding WbqC family protein produces MESNGLYEYDCCVLSTAYLPPVEYFAAIANSSASQVLIEACEIFQKQSYRSRCYIYSANGPLVLNVPVRRGGADFTHKLPIREIEIDYDEAWIPLHEKALEAAYMNSPFFEFYKDDLFKILDGKEKYLFDLNRKLLEYLLQMTGIKANIKLTTDYVADYEKERPADVIAKSVTYKIADFRSSIHPKSKLPSLLKQLQMEKPYWQVFSSKQGFIPNLSVADLLFNEGPNAITYLLKN; encoded by the coding sequence ATGGAATCCAATGGATTATATGAGTATGACTGTTGTGTTCTCAGCACGGCGTATCTTCCGCCGGTGGAATACTTTGCCGCAATCGCAAATTCATCTGCAAGTCAGGTTCTTATAGAGGCTTGCGAAATTTTCCAAAAGCAATCATACAGAAGCCGCTGTTATATTTACAGCGCAAATGGTCCGCTGGTATTAAATGTTCCTGTGAGGCGCGGCGGCGCGGATTTTACGCACAAACTTCCAATCAGGGAGATAGAAATAGATTATGATGAAGCCTGGATTCCTCTGCATGAGAAGGCGTTAGAAGCTGCGTACATGAACTCCCCGTTCTTTGAATTCTATAAAGATGACCTTTTCAAAATCTTAGATGGAAAAGAGAAATATCTCTTTGACTTAAATCGCAAACTCCTGGAATATTTGCTGCAAATGACTGGTATCAAAGCAAATATTAAGCTCACGACAGATTATGTTGCTGATTATGAAAAGGAACGTCCTGCAGATGTTATTGCAAAATCTGTCACATATAAAATTGCAGATTTCCGCAGCTCTATTCATCCAAAAAGCAAGTTGCCCTCTCTTCTTAAACAGCTGCAAATGGAAAAGCCCTACTGGCAGGTCTTCTCCTCCAAGCAGGGCTTCATCCCAAATTTATCCGTTGCGGACTTGCTCTTTAACGAGGGTCCGAACGCAATTACTTATCTGTTAAAAAATTAG